TTGAGGTTGGAAGAAAGTGTGAACCTTTCATTGGCAGCGACAGTTATTCTTCATGAAGTACTTAATATTCTATTTCCTGTCGTTTgatatttttcgttttctggGTTGCATTCTTGAGGATTCTGTTACATACTTTGTTACCTACGTGCCTTGCGTAAGATCTTATGTCAAGTGATATTGCACCGCGTTATGGCTTGACTCAAATTATAGCTCCTCTTTAGAAGCTCCGCATTTAAATTTAGGAATGAAGTcgattttttttaccattttgttttctttctgtcaACATTTGTGATGAATAAAGCAATTTTTGCCAATTTGCCGGAAGTGACTCAATCAGTGGGCTGTCATTTCGCGTGAGTTGGCAGATTGGGCCACCCAATATCCGGTGTGGTGTTCGATTTCCGCACTTGAGATGTTTGCAGATATAGCAGCGTAACTAGGATTGTCTTATTGGTAActacattaaaattaaagtgAAAATAATGATGACAAAACATTATCTTCGTCTTTGGTTGTGATTTTAAAATGGCAGATTGTTTTTATTTATGTTAAGGGACAGCTATCTTGTTTTGACACTTGTGGCATCGATGAAACTGCTCCTGGAATGTTAACAAGACATTTTACGGTAGTCAAACAACTGCTATGATAccgttttaattattttatagaggttttcttccggaagaatttttttttaaagaccaaattaaactatttttaacttttcttgTCAATTTTGCTTTAGTGTGCTCTTAAACTAATAGCTTTTCCCTTTAGCCCttgtcattttttaaattttgattttactAAGATATCGCACATAAGACAAAAAATCGTGTTGGAGCGACTTGATGACCCCATTCTATTCCAAAAGAAAAAGTGCTGAAAAATGATTACAGAATCTTGTATGGCCtatttaaagcaaaaaaaaattaatctttAAACAGGAAAAGTAAGTGAACCAGAGTAGGTTTTCAGGAAGACCCTTGTGGAATTATTTTCGCAATTATCACGTATCATAGTTGTTTATCTTATTAAACGCCTTTTCGAACTGTACTCTTTTAATTACCggttatatataatttttgttttctgttacACATAGTCCTTCGTGCACAAACGAAGCCGCTTCTCATTTGGAGTGTTTTAGTTACTTGAACGCTAAGAAGCAGCTGCCATGGAATTTGACTAGCGGGATATGATAAAGACaaatagcttcacttggttgTGATTTACGACGCTGCGAAGCCATCTGCCTTAAACAATGTCCGCAGCTGTTGAATATCCGACTTGCTTACTCCTTAGCAGGTGGGAGAGCGGAATAATTTGTAAATGAATCAACCCACCATGAACGGAACCCTTGATTCTGTTGTCTCTTGACCTTCTACCAGCAAAATGTGAATCTCCAATCCATTTTTTGTTATGCTGCTCACTTTTTAACTTGCCACTTTTTCAAGGTGTTTGTTAAATAGCTCGGTTTTAAACTTTAAAAGGCGccaaacaatgcaaaacttgaCAAGAATCATATATTGAATGGCCACTTTGTTTCTGATAAGCCCGTGATTTTGCTTCATTACTCAATGGTTCTTTTAGCAACAGTTTATACAAACATATACATAGATATGATGTAAAAGTTTGTAGATATAGATTTTTTGCCAAGAAATCGTCACCGTCGATCTGTATCCAGCCATCACGTTGGCTAAGGCGATTGTTTCGTCTTCATGATCAGATTAGAGCAAGTTGTTATGTTAGattataaaaggaaaaaaacaaacttaaattcCACTGCTGTGAGCTTATATAATTCACTTTGCCACCGTTAAGGAAACCATTGTCTTTCACACATCGTCTCATTTCAAAACAGATAATATAAAGAAATCATTGCAACGAACAAAAGGAACTTCACGCAAACTTAAAAATTTCTAAGGCTGCCAGATGTTCATTCGCACAGGTGTGGTACACAATGAAACACTGGTTGACTGTCAAAAGCTAGATTACATCTCCATTGTTCTCAGTGATGAGTATTGTGTTTAGAGCAGCTAAAACGTGGACTTGTTAAAAATCTTGAAGGGGCGGTCCATCCCATAATGCCGTGCTTTGTCCTTCTAGTCACAGCTGGGCTTTGGCAAACAACGACTCctgtcaaaaaagaaaagccatGCATGAATATTAATACAACAGAATTGAACCCTCGCGATTGTTTGGAAACTAAGTCATTGCTACCACTAGCCCGTGAGAGAAGAGCTAATTACACTCCATAActccttcttctttttttttgccttcataTGTCTTTTTCGTGACTTGACACAGTTCTTCTACTACATGCTGTTCCCGCGCTTCCGATTATAgattcaaaacagaatttcctccTCGCTAAAGCGTGGGACTCGAGTGCGTAGGAGGCTAGTTTAGTGCCCAAGCCGCCGCATTGTGTGTGGTCTTCAATGAATGGCTTTGAATTGCCGTGAAGTGTAAAACTTTTCACATTTGGTCGTTGAGCGCACTAGCGATCGTGTCGGAGTGTAACTGGTTATTAAAACCAGATTCTAAACTTCGACAAAGCGTACACGGTGCAATATTAAGTCAGTGCCAGAGTTATCTTAAACGAGGTAAGAAAAGAATATTGAGCTCTCTTGTTTActgttgattttgttgaaaatatAGTTTTCAGTACACATTCAATCACGCGAAGTCATGACTCATGACTGAAACGATAACAGGAATTTGTACATTGCAGTGTCTGAGGGACTAACATGGTCGAGGACAACCTTATTCTAGAAAGCTTCGGCAACGACTTCGATGCACTGCAACCATCTCTATTCAAAGATTTAGGCGATGATTCAGCAGCCTTGAAGAGTAAGGGCAAAGAAGCAACTGATGACCTCTggaaaaatttttcatttccgCCAACGCCACCCATCTCACCGGCTTGTTCCCCGCCGTACGCCACAACGGATGAAGCAAGAGAGCAGCCAATTTGTCTTGGAATCGCGGACGAAGGACTCTCTCTAGACGATGAGTGTTCTCTGTATTTCCAATCCAGTGACCTCAAGGATATATTGATCAAAGACTGCATGTGGAATGGAGCGGCCTTCGAGAAATCAGTCGACAGGAAACAACAACGAATTCATTCAAAAATGGAACGTGTTCGACTCTTATCTCAAACACCGCCTCTTAGTGAATCTGCGGCAAGAATTTTGAGTGTAGATCCTTCGGAGATTTTTCCCTTTCCTCTGAGCATAAGCCCCGGCAGTGAGCTTGGTGCGGAAAACATGGATGACCAGTCGGATTCTGGTAAGTATAAACTGCTTGGATAAATAATAAATGTACTCGCATTGGCTGATTGGGTCACCGTTCTTCGTGTTCGCCGATCTATGACCATAGTTGACATCGATCCTTTCCTTGATTCCCTTTCATTGTACCgattttttcttctgttttttttgttacGTCTTCatcatttttcgcgcgtttATACCAAGATAGTCAATTTGTATGTCTTAAATTCGAGATGGGCACAGCAGTGACTTTCTAACATTtgtatttggtttttttttccaaacttcACAGAAGAGGAAGAGGTCGAAGTTGATGTCGTTACTATAGAGAACTCAAAGCGAGAGCAGAAAACTGAAGAAATCGTAGAGCTTGATTGTGAGAAAACTTGCGAAACAATGCCATCCGAAACTTCATTGAATGAACCGTCTTCTGAACTCTCAAGCGTTGAAGACAAACAAGACTTCCCTGACAACGAGAAATCGGACTTTGTGGCCAAAATGCGAACACGTCGACACAGGAAAGCTCTATCAAGCGAGGGGTTGCATTGCAGGGAAGGACGAAAGGTAGCTAAAGCCATTAGCAGTTCTGGAGAAAGCGACGAATCGGAGAATGACAGTGAGTTCACGCGTGCAACTCACAACGTATTGGAAAGGAAGCGAAGAAACgacttgaaattgaaatttcaaaagttgCGGGACTGTGTGCCGGAACTCAAGGACAACGAGCGAGCGCCGAAAGTCTCAATACTAAGAAAATCGTGGGAATATATTAGCCACATAAAGCAAGAAGAAATAAAACTGGTCGCGGAgttggaaaaacaaaagaaaattaacgcaaCGTTACTAAGAAAGCTTCTGGCTTTGAATCAAGCGAACTAGACAATTCTGGAACTTTcgttattttcctttgttttctcccCACAGGTAATTCTTTTTTGTAAGTTCCCAATTGGGAGAAAAACTGTTTTGAAAATGTTCATTTATTTTCTCATTCATTTATTTTCACTCGCACTTCGGAGTTCAatttattgacaatgaattaaaTTTTTCTGATCACGGCACAAAATTCCTGATGCTAGTTTTCAGAAGTATTATATTGAGAAGACTCTTTAGTCTTAGCTGTAGTGAAATCTCTAAGTTGTGCATAGGCGTACAGTTAATCTTGAAGATACTGGTTGTAAATAGGGCTTTTACGGTGCTGTTGCACTCCCATTCGAATTGAAACCGGCTTTGTGAATGCTTGACAAAGGCATTAAAAATAATCGGCGTAGAATTACAAAGAATAGTTTGAACCATTTGGGGTAGGAAACTGTAATAAAATAACGACGGAAAATCGAATAGTGCTTCGTAAGTGTTTATTAAATGACGAAGGAGACAACGCCACAATATGTTCACATTTTGCTCAGAGAAAACGAAAACGGTGGAGGTGGTCAAATTTACACGCGTTACGCTCCCATTCAAACGCGATGACATTCTTCAAATGAATGGACTACAAATTTGCATGTGTGTGTTGACTTAAACTATAGACTAAACTGCATAAATTACAAACCCATTAGCGTATGACCTGTCTCGTGTCataatgaatgaaaattgttggGAAATACAAAATAATCAACTAGAGAAGATTTGATGACCACAGCGTCTGTTTATATTTTCATATAAATCGATTTGCGGGATGACTTCATGGTCATCATAAAATAAGTAGAATCTCTTAAGTCATCATCCGAATAGGGAACCTTAAACAAACTTTACACTGCTGTATGTTTTACATAACATGTTGCTTCTTGCTTAGTTTACTCAGGAAGTAAAAAAGCGAACGGAAGTTGATGTGTGAGCAAAACGACGGACACTGCATGGCAATAGTTTGATCCCTCACATGGAGATCTCAACTGTTCAGTTTTGACCCCAAAAAGATCACTTCGTACGAACTcgcaacaaaagaagaaatcgTCATCCATTCTTTGGCGACGTTCTTAATTGATTTAATGCAATTCTTGACGataattttcattcaacaaatcTATCTTTGCAGCGTCCCCTCTTTTATAATAAAGCTGGTGCTGGCAAGATTTTTGTTggagaaaaatatatacttCATGTACAAGGACTACAAGTACTTCTATTCAACAACTTTTATATTAGATACAAAAATGATTGTTAGAAAGTCGTCGTTCTCTTCATTTAGTTGAAGAGCATAGGGAAGATACGCAGTTGGTGACGAAAATTTGAGTAGTTAGTATTTTGATAGATTGTACATGACGAACACAAATCAAAACTTTACAATTGTTCTTTGGCGTTTATTTTCTATTTATAACTTTCATGATTTTATGAAGTTGTATGTCAACAAATTCAGCGTTCATCTCACGACTTTTTCAATAACTTCAGGTTATAATCGTAACGTAGATTCTGCGAcaacaaagtaaaattttataACCTATATGATGAACTGGTATGTGGTTTTCTCGCCCCAGACAAGTGCAAGAGTGCGCTTGTCTCACCTAACCATTTTCATCTTAGCATTTCCGGCCATATTGGAAAAGTGTTTACATTAAAAGTCAGTAAAGAGCAGGACTGGATTGTTATGCAAATGATTTTAAGGAGAGCAGGTGTTCCCTGAATGGAGCAAAAATAGGCTCTTTGTTTGCAACAGCTGTCGATGGTTGGATTTCACCGCTTATTACACAAATTACTTCTTAAGCTTGAAAGATGACCTGGGTTTATTAGTCCAGTTGTCAAAGCCGCTTCATAGCAAGTAGTTCCGAATGGTAGATCCTGAGGAATTCAATGAAACTTCCTCCATTTCGGCgagttaaattttatttgtctGGCTCAAAAGTGCAATATTAAATATGCAGGGTTCGAAAGATACATTGATGTACAATTAATGCAATATATCTAATTGCGTTTCGCAAAGAAATCTGTAAcacatttaaaaagaaatgcGAGTCCTTAACACTGGGAAGAGATCTCTGGTGGATTCTCAGGTCTGCAGTCAGTTAAACgatatttcttcttcttcttgagaCAAGCCTATTTCCTGTCCTATTTTCACTTCtgtcacgatttttttcgcgggTAAAATTGTTTATTACCTACACAGATGTCTAAGGACAAAAACGTCGCTTTTGACGGAAACTTCAAGAGCTCTTTGGGAGAACAAAATCGCAAGAGTATATTTAAGTTTCTGGGGGCAAACCAACGTTATTTCACTCAATGCAAACGAAACCGATCTCCTTTCAATTTCGGTTTTTTCACTTCCTGCATATTTACATTTGTGCCTTAATGTGATACTTGGCAAACTTCTAATGGAATTTTAAATGCATATATTTCTTTCTTCAGGCTTCAGAGATTTATTGTCGGCACTCATTCCTTCAAAAAGACATATAGAAGGAAGTCGAAGCTCCTTGAGTTGTAAACGTCCTTTCAGTATTTAAACTGTTTCTTGCTTCTACATTGACCGGCATGTCTATGGCGACAGTTAACTAGATCAAGTTATTAGATTTAAGAATGTACGTGAAATATTAGCGTCGTGTTAGGCTCTCCAGAAAGCTCCAAAGGAGATGTTATGCTCGAATTAGCACGAGCCAGCTGCTTTCAAAGGTACGAGTTTAATGCCCCACTGAAGGTGTCAAAGTGTCGTGTAGATAATTTGCTACCATCAAATAAACATTTGTTCTTGATCAACGTCATTGGCAATAAAAAGCTCGCCTATTATTAGCATTTGAATGGCGTTCTTTTCTTTTGATTGATGGCGTCCTTCTTACGCGTGCCGACCTTACGACAACAGCCGTAAACAATAAGTTATCTTAATCCGTGTCCCCGGAGGCTGCATTGGTATTGCTCTCCAGGCAGGCGACCTTGATTGTTGTAGAGAAAGTTTGGGGCTCTGTATTGTAAATGCTCTTTTCTTATCGAGTCATTTTGCGCACAAAAATATTCCAACCTTTGATCTTTGAagcaaaatgttgttttttggttcGAACAATAATGCCCTTAGCTAGCCTTTGCGGTTTTCTGTGTGCTACTTATGCAAAGCTATCAGCGTCTGTTTGCTCAAGAGCAAGGCAAAGTCCGCAGAAAAAAATGCTTACTGGCGCTTCATAACTTAAAGCTACCATTTTTTTGCAGCAGAGAAGTAACTTGTGAGATCAAGTATCTCTTGCGAGTGCCGACAACTCCAATCCTCATTAGCAGCCTAATTAGCAGGGCACGCGCCGGTAATTCATTGGCACACGAACAGTACTTAACACCCCGGAAAAAACCATAAGGCCTTCGAAATTAATGGCATTACTACAAATATTGTGCCATCTGAAGAATAAC
The genomic region above belongs to Montipora capricornis isolate CH-2021 chromosome 8, ASM3666992v2, whole genome shotgun sequence and contains:
- the LOC138059832 gene encoding transcriptional regulator Myc-like; amino-acid sequence: MVEDNLILESFGNDFDALQPSLFKDLGDDSAALKSKGKEATDDLWKNFSFPPTPPISPACSPPYATTDEAREQPICLGIADEGLSLDDECSLYFQSSDLKDILIKDCMWNGAAFEKSVDRKQQRIHSKMERVRLLSQTPPLSESAARILSVDPSEIFPFPLSISPGSELGAENMDDQSDSEEEEVEVDVVTIENSKREQKTEEIVELDCEKTCETMPSETSLNEPSSELSSVEDKQDFPDNEKSDFVAKMRTRRHRKALSSEGLHCREGRKVAKAISSSGESDESENDSEFTRATHNVLERKRRNDLKLKFQKLRDCVPELKDNERAPKVSILRKSWEYISHIKQEEIKLVAELEKQKKINATLLRKLLALNQAN